In Streptomyces longhuiensis, the following proteins share a genomic window:
- a CDS encoding SDR family NAD(P)-dependent oxidoreductase, producing the protein MQDNDHTDAVDTYSRLFRLDGRKAVVVGAGSGIGRESALALAAHGATVVCADRDLKAATETASMGKEMSAYALDVLDGEAVARAAEELGAVDVLVFTAATNVRKHLLDYTTDEFDRVVSLNLRASFDLVRAFGRGMAERGRGSIIGFSSIRSVAVEPGQGVYAATKAGLVQLLRTAAAELGPSGVRVNAVAPGVVDTPLTAQIRSVPEWSEAYASKSALGRWSRPDELAGAVVYLASDASSFVTGSQLFVDGGWTAIDGRYTPPS; encoded by the coding sequence ATGCAGGACAACGACCACACCGATGCGGTGGACACCTACTCCCGTCTGTTCCGGCTCGACGGCCGCAAGGCCGTCGTGGTGGGCGCCGGCAGCGGAATCGGCCGCGAGAGCGCCCTGGCGCTCGCCGCGCACGGCGCCACGGTGGTGTGCGCCGACCGTGATCTGAAGGCCGCCACGGAAACGGCGTCGATGGGCAAGGAGATGTCGGCGTACGCCCTTGACGTGCTGGACGGCGAGGCGGTCGCGCGCGCCGCCGAGGAGCTCGGCGCCGTCGACGTGCTCGTCTTCACCGCCGCGACGAACGTGCGCAAGCACCTGCTCGACTACACGACGGACGAGTTCGACCGGGTCGTGTCGCTCAATCTGCGCGCCTCCTTCGACCTCGTAAGGGCGTTCGGCCGCGGCATGGCCGAACGCGGCCGCGGGAGCATCATCGGCTTCAGCTCGATCCGTTCGGTGGCCGTCGAGCCGGGCCAGGGCGTGTACGCGGCCACGAAGGCCGGCCTCGTCCAACTGCTGCGCACCGCGGCGGCCGAGCTGGGCCCGTCGGGCGTGCGGGTCAACGCCGTCGCTCCGGGCGTCGTGGACACACCGCTGACCGCGCAGATCAGGTCCGTACCGGAGTGGTCGGAGGCCTACGCGTCCAAGAGCGCCCTGGGCCGCTGGTCCCGGCCCGACGAACTGGCCGGCGCCGTCGTCTATCTGGCGTCGGACGCGTCGTCCTTCGTGACGGGGAGCCAGCTCTTCGTGGACGGAGGCTGGACGGCGATCGACGGACGCTACACCCCGCCCAGCTGA